A stretch of DNA from Streptomyces sp. NBC_01276:
CTGCTGGATCCCAGGGTGGTGTGGTTGATCAGGCCCTGCTCGCGGAGCGGTACGAGGACGCGGTGGATCCTGCGTGCGTCAGAGCGGGGAGTGAGCATCTGGTGGAGCTGGGTGGTAGTCAGCAGCCGGTGCTGAGCAAGCAGAGCGAGGGCCCGGTGCGCGTGGGTGTCTTCAGTGGAGGGCTGGATCCTGGTCGCGGTGGTCATGCGTACGTCTCTCCTGTGGTCTTGCGGTCGGTCGGTGTGCTGCCGGTGAGGTAGGTGCGGACGGCGTCCTCCTGGGCGAGAGCGAGCGCGGTCCGTTCCCTGAGAGGCAGTGCTGAGGTGGCGGTGTGTGCGGCTTTGCGCAGCGCCCCGATGTGAGCCGGCCGGGCGCGGTCGCCGAATACTTCACGCAGCTCGGGGCCCCGGACCGCGACGGGTCCGATCCGCCTGCCGGCGACGGTGAAGCTGGCGTAGTGCCGCCACCTGGGCAGTGAAGCGATGTCGCGGGGGGTGACCGTGTCCGGCCACTGGGAGGTGATCTGTGTGATGGCCTCCACGGACCCGGCCGTCGTGGACAGGCAGGAGGCGTTCTGCATCAGGGCGGCGCGGGTGGAGGGGCTGAGGCGGTGCATGAGCTGTGTCATGCCGTGCATCCGGCAGCCGAACTTGCGCAGTTGCTCGGTGATCTGGGCGAGGACGTCCGATTCGCCGTGGTCGAGGGAGATCATCTCGTCCAGGTAGAAACGGAATGGCCGCCGCCGGTTCTCGGGCAGGTCGCGGCGGGAGAGACCGGCGCGCAGGAAGTCGTGGACGATGAGGGAGATGAGCAGCGAGTTGGTGGGCCCGGTGCCGGGCGGGCAGATCCACAGCACCTGGCCCTCGTCCATGGCCCGGCGGATGTCGTAGGCGCTGACCGGGCATCCGAGGAAGGCCCGTACCACCGGACTCGCGCCGAGCCGCTCCAGAGGGTTGAGGACCGTCGCCAGCGCATCACGGGGAAGGTCGGGAAAGCTCCCGGTCCACCACTTCCTCGCTTCTGCGTCCAGTGTGGCCACCACGAGTTGACGGAAGGCCGGGTCGGTCAGCAGCGCCCGGACCTGGAACACCGTTGCTTGCTGCTCGGGCCTCTGGGCGGCGACGGCCCTGGTGTTGACGGCGACGAGAGCCTCGATCGCCTTCGTCATGATGGTGAGCGCGCGGGGCGCGGTGACGTCCCCCCAGCCCAGCGCCCCGGCGAACGCCCCGACGACCGCGGCGGTCACCTCGTGCGGCGGCTGCTGGGCACTCATGTCCAGCAGGTTCCAGCAGGACAGGAGGTCCGTGTCGGCGCGGATGGTCAGGTCGAACAGCGCGACCCGGTCGATGAGGTGGTCGTGGGCGAGGTAGCGGGCGACGTCGGCGAAGGAGTCGCCGTGCGGGTCCACGAACGCGAGCCCCCGCCCGTTGTGGGCGCTGGCGACGGCGTGGACCTGGGCGCGCATGGTTTTGCCCCATCCGGCCTTGCCGGACTGGATTTCGAAGAGGGTGTCGTCCTCGTGGGTGGCCAGCAGCCGCTCGCGGCCGTCGGGCCCCCGGTGCCAGCCCTGGGGCAGCAGGTCCGCACCGGGTGCATAGGTCGGCATGTCGCTTTCCAGCAGGCTCACCCGCGCGGTGACGGTGGGCGGCTTCAGGAGTCCCGCCAGCTCCTCGATGTGAGCCCACCCCCTTCGCGCCGGGCGCAGCAGACCGCTCGCCCACCGGGCATCGAAGCGGTCGCGCCACGGCCACCGGTCTGGGCCGATCCTCAGCGGTCCCAGTGCCCATCCCTGCCCGGCCAGCCGGGACGCTCCCGCGTACACGTCCATGGCCGCCCCGATCCGGGCCAGACGCTGCTCCGCCCGCCCGGCCGTGTCGGACGCGCACCGCACCAGGACCTGCACGCGCACCAGGCCGGGGGAGTGGGCGAGCTTGCCGAGGACTGCGTCGCGGTCGACGCGCCGGGGCTGAGGTGACATCACCATCTGGCCCCGGGGCGTGCCGCGCCATTCGGCCGGGTCCAGGAGCCGGCCCACGGAGGCGGGCAGGCTCTCGGCGGGCTGACGGACGAGCCAGCGCGCTTCGCGCTGCGCCTCACGGCGGGACTTCTCCCGGGCCCGCTGCACGGTGTGGAAGCGGTACACGGCAAGTCGCCAGCGTGAGGCGGGGGCCAGGTCGACGCACACCTCGGCGAGGTCGCCCAGCTCGGCGTTCAGGTCGGCGACCGCATCGAGCAGCGGCTGGAGCGGATCGGGGTCCAGAGGGACCTCGCGCAGACGTGACCCGGGTTCTCCGTGCAGGGTCAGCACCGCCCGTACCGTGTGCTCGCGCCGCTTGTCGGCGACCGGATCCGCGGCCTTGACCTGGACCCGGGCCCCGTAGGGGGTCTGGGCGAGCAGCGCGCGGGCGGAGGCGGGGGCTTCGATGCGGTAGGCGAGGGACCTGTGGCCGTCGGCGCGCAGCCGCAGCCGCAGCGTCCGGGCCCGCCGCGGCGTCCACCACGGGCCGGAGCCGGCGGCGCGGACCAGCTGCATGCCCTGACGCCAGATCTGCTCCGCGCTCGGATCGAACTGGGCGGTGGGGACGAGTTCCATGTACGTCCGGCGGCTGAGGGCCTCGGCGGCCAGGCGCTGTTGCAGGGCCTCCCAGCCGGCCAGCACCGCGGCCGCGATCAGGGCAAGCCACCAGAGGTTGGCCAGCGTCCAGTCGGTGACGGCCGCGAGGGCGTCAAGAAGGTCAGCGCCGAAGCTGAAGGCCCCGGAGGCCGTCAGGTGGTGCGGTTCCATGATCCGTCTCCGGTCTGGGTGAAGTGGACGGCGGCGGGGCGGCCGTCGAGGAGGGTCCCGGCTCGGTCGGCGCCCGCCCAGACCAGCCGGACCACCGCGCGGGAGGGGGTGCCGTCCTGGCGGGCGGTGGCGGCCTGGATGCGGACCTGGCTGTAGCTGGAGGTCTCGGCCAGCCAGGCCGTACGGCCGAGTCCGAGCAGCAGCCGCTCGTCGGCGGCCGGGAGGTCCGGGCTGCTGGCCTGGTCGAGGGCCTGCTGGATGAGCGGGTCGGCCGCGGGTCCGGATCCGGGCGGCGGCAGCTGCTGAAAGCGAGGGGCTGGGCCACTGTTCGGCGCGCTGCCGGACGACGCCGGCACGTGGGCTGACGGGGAGGCCGCGGTGTCTGTTCCGGCCTGCGCTGCCGGCGAGGCAGATGGCGGGGCAGGCGAACGCACGGGCGACAGCATGGGTGCCGGGTGCGGGCTCCGGACCGGCATCGCCGCGGGCGGGGTCTGTCTGGCTGACGGGGGAGTTCCAGCGCTGTGCAGTCCCGTGTAGAGCAGGAAGGCTCCGGTGGCGGTGAGGACGGCGGCGGTGGTGATCAGGCGCGCGCCTGTCCAGGGGGCGGTGGTCACAGGAGCCGTGCCCCTCCCGCGTAGTCGGGCATCGCGGTCACCGGGTCGATCTGCACCTGCTTGCCCGGCCTGGGCGCGTTGATCATCTTTCCGTCGCCGAGGTAGATCCCGACGTGATGGATGGTGGAGTCGGATGTGGCGCTGTAGCCGTAGAAGATGAGGTCACCGGGGACCAGGGCGCCGAAGCCGGCTGAGGCAGGGATCCGGCGTCCGGCACTCGCCTGCTCGGCCGCGGTGCGGGGGAGGTTGATACCGGCCTTGGCGTAGGCGTACTGGGTCAGACCGGAGCAGTCGAAGCCGCTGACGGTGCCGCCGTCCTGCCCGCCGGGGGAGCAGCAGATCCCGGTGGTCGGGCCGGAGGGGCCGCCGCCGCCCCAGGAGTAGGGCTGCCCCTGCTGGGCCAGTGCGGCCTGGATGACCGCGCCGACATTTCCGGACGGGAGGGCGGGGACGCGGCCGAGGGCGTCGTAGCGGTCGATCCCTGACATGACGTCGTCCACGTACGCCCAGGACAGGTTGTAGGTGTGGATCGCGGCGCGGAGCTGGTCCCGGTCGCCCAGGTCGCGGCCGTTGCCGCACAGGTAGACGGCCGCCGACAGAGCGGCGTCGTCCACGTTGTGCGGGCTGATGACCCCGTCCCCGTTCCCGTCTTTGCCGTAGGCGCGGAAGGTCTCGGGCAGGAACTGGAACGGGCCGACGGCCCGCTCGTATTCGCTGTCGTTGTCCCAGGCGCCGCCGTCGGTGTCGCGGATGGCGGTGGTGTTTCCGCCGGCCCCGGAGCCGTCCAGGCGCAGGCCCACGATGAACGGCTGGATGTCCCCGCCCGCGCCGACCAGGTGGCCGGAGGCGTGGTCGGATTCGACGCGGGCGATCCCGGCGAGGATCTGCCAGCGCATGCCCTTGCACCCGCTGACGTACCGGGTGACCTGGGCGGCGCCGGTGAGATAGCCCGCGAGCATCCGCTCAGGGATCCCGGCCGCCGCCGCGCTGACCGTGCCGCCGCCACCGGTCCGGCTTTTGGCCGTTGCGGCGGCGAGCAGGACGGGCCCGGTGCAGCACACGGCCGCCACTGCCAGCAGCACGCCCAGACATCCCAGCTTCTTCCACCCCTTCACTGGCCGCCGTCCTCGCGTGGGTGGCGTCCAGCAGCACGCGGGGCCTGCAGGAGTGCCAGCAGCCGGTCCCGGTCGGTCGAGGCCGGGCCGTGGCTTTCGCCCCGTGCACCGGCCCGGCGGGGCTGGCCCGGTGACTCCTGACGGCGGTCTGAAGGCGGGGCAGACGCGCGGGCAGGTTCCGCGCCGGCCGATGCGGCTGTGTCCAGACGGCTGATCGTGGTGCGCGGCCCGCCTGCGCGGCCGGTGTGGAGCGGGGCGGTGTGGATGGCCGCCGCGATGGCGGCGTCACGGACGGAGCCGATGGGGTCGTGGACCTGCCACGCAGTAGCGAGGGCCTGCCCGGTGTGGTCGACGCGGTCACGGACCGCGCGTCCGCCGTCCGCCCACCGCCCGCCGTCCTCACGGACCTGGAGAGAAGCCACCCGCAGCTGTGTCCGGGCGTCCTCGGTGAACTGCGATGCCGCGCCGTGGGCACGGCCGATGTTGCGGGGCAGACCCAGGGTCGCGCCGTAGGCAAGGCGGGCGCTGCGGGAGGCGATGCGGTAGCCGCGCAGCCGGGAGGCACGGGCGTGGACGCGTGATCCGAGCAGAGGAGGGTCGGTGTCGGGGTCGTGGAGAATCTCACCGGTCCACTGGTCCACCACCATTGCGCCCCCGGCTCCCGGCCGGATGTTTCCGTGCCCGGGCAGGGCACCGTTTGCGGCGTGGTGCAGCCGTGCGGCCGCGGGGTGCCTGCCGGGCCTGGGGCCGATCAGAGCGGTGTGCGCGCCGCGCAGCGCCATGTGCGTGCCGCGCAGTGCCATCGCCAGCGGGGCAATCCCGCGCCGGCCCTCGGCCAGAGCGTCGCCGAGCAGCCGGCCCGACGCCATCGGCATCCCGCTGCCGTCCGTGAGCGACGCGAGGCTGCCCAGGGACCGCAGCCGCGCCCCGAACGCACTGTGCGCGGCCGACGGCCCGCCGTAGCGTCCCAGACCGCCACCGCCGCCACCTGCAGGGCCGTTCATGGCGAGGGCGGCGCCGAGTTCGGAGCTGTCGCCGCGCAGGTGGGTACCGCCGATCTTCGAGTACCGCATCCGGGTCGCCATGCGCTGCCCAAAACTGGCGGTCGCGGCCAGGATCCGGCGGTGCATGATCAGAAACGCCACGGCGAGGGCGTCGACGAGCAGCAGCCGTTCCACGATCAGCTCGGGCCCGCTGTCGGACAGCAGGGCATCCACGCCGATCCCGAAGAGCGGCAGAGCCATCGCGGCCATGAAAGAGACCAGGGCAGAGACGACGAACACGCCAAGCCACCGCCACAGCACCATCCGGGAGGGCCCGGGAAGCATCGCCCACACCCAGGCGACGGGGCCTGCCGCAGCCGTCGCGGCATCCGACGCCTGCGCACCGAGCATCACCACCGCCATCGAGACGATCATCAGCGTGACGACGACGACGGCGACGAGGAGGGCAATGACGGACCACACCCGGTCCCAGGAGGGCTTCACCGCATAGTCGGCGCAGGCCGATCCGACCGGACCCGCCTTGTCCAGCTCCTTCACGAGCGTCGAGAACGCGGAGTCCCTATCGGTTCTGCCGGTTCCGGTGCCGTCCTCGCAGAATTCACGGGCGGGAGCCTTCAGCTCCGCGCACGGGTTGGCCTGGCTCTCGGTTCCCTGTCGTTTGCACGTCTCCTTGGCCATCCCGAAAAGCAGCTTGCAGTCCGGATTGGCAGCCGCCTGGCCGCCGGATTCGGCGACGCTGCGTTCACAGTCCTGCTTGAGTGGCCCGACCACCCTTTTGCACTTCGAGAGGTCGACGCCGCTCGGCCCCTGCTCATCCTGACCACTCTGGACCCACTTCACGTGAGCCTTGTACGCGGCGGCGTCACCAGGGGCCTTCGGGTCAAGGATCCGGCCGTACTGGAGCAGCATGTAGGGCTTGACGACCAGGGCGTCCGTGAGCGCGTTCTGGATCGGCCCGGTCACGGTCTTTGCCTCGGCCCGCTCCTTCACACACGCCTCGTGGGCCGGGCCGACCGCACTGTCGCACGGGCGCGCCCCCCGGGCCGGGGTATCGAAGTAGGAGCTGGTGGTGATGGCCGCGACCTCGATGGCGGCCTGGTGCGTCTGTGCGAGGGGCCCGTCCCTTCCCAGCAGGTAGTCGGGCCTGATGAGCGCGCTGGTGGCCAAGGCCGCGATGACCAGGGTCATCACGATCTCTCCGAGCCCCGTGCCGACCTTGCCGCGCACAAACAGGATCAGCCCGAACACGAAAGCCCACGCCAGCAGCAGCTCGGTGAGCCCGAGCGCGCCCACGACATGCCGCTCGTACGCGTCGGCGAGACGCTGCGCCGGATTCGTCAGCAGGGTCAGCAAGGGGAACTTGAACACGAAGTCGAGCAGCCAGCAGCACAGCCCGACCAGCAGGCGCACCAGGGTGAACAGGCCGGACAGCACCAGGCGCTGGGTCTGTCCCGCCACATCAAGGTCCGGCACCCCGCCGTTTTCGATCAGCTTGACCGCCGGAACGCCGTCCGGCGTGCCGGCCACGGCCTCCAGCTGGTAGCCGCTGAGCAGTGCACCCTCACGGGTGTGAATGTCCAGCGGGCTCAGCAGCCCGCCGCCCGAGGCATCGCCCCCGTCGGCTGCGGCCGCGACCGCGGTGTTCGTCACCAGGAACACGACGGTGAGCAGCGCGACGAACCCGGCTGCCCGCACCGTCCCCCGGTCGACGGGGAAGTAGCCCCTCACAGCCGCCGCCCCGCGCTGCTCACAAGCCCGATCGCAGCTGAGACCGCGAGGGCGGAGAACAGCAGCAGTGCGGTGCGGTGGTTGAGACCGGCAGGCCAGACGGAGGCCTGCGAGGCCGGTCCCGGCATCCGGCTCATGCCGCAGTAGGCGACGGTAGGCCCTGCCGTCAGGTGGCAGTCCTGGCCCGTGCCCTCTTCGAACGGTGCAGCAACTGCGGGCGTCGGGCGGGTGTGGGGCATGGCCCAGGCGCCGACGGTGCACGTGATCAGGAGCAGCGCGACGGCGGCGACGAGCAGTCGCCGCACACCGGCGGTGGTGGTGCGGGTCACGAGGTCCCCCTGTCGGCCGGGGCGTGTGGCGTCCGGCCGGGTGTAGTGAAGATCGATTCCTTGAGGCGGGGCACGGGCGGGACGACGACTTTGATCCGGCCGACCTGCATCCGCGGATCACGCAGGAACATCTCGCCCTCGCGGCCGCTCTGTCCCACGGGGGACAGGCCGGTGGTGACCATCCGTACGAGGTCTTCGTCGTCGCCGTCCAGGCCGATGAAGTGCAGCCCCTTGGCGGCGCGGGCGCGGTCGCTGGTGCGGGCGAGGAACCGGTAGGCGATCAGGGCCGCGTCGGCTCCGAGTTCGTCTTTGTCGTGGGCGCCGAGGAAGCAGCCGGCGCCGTGCTTGCGGCCGTCGTGGAGGATCTCGTGGACCAGCGCGGAGCCCTCCGCGGAGGAGGTCAGCCAGTACACCTCGTCCATCGACACCAGGCAGAACCGCTCCGGGTCGGTGAAAGCGGCCTGGCGGGCGATCGCGGCGATCAGATACAGCACGGCCCGCCCGATCAAGGCCTCCAGAGGCTGCTGGCGCAGGACCTCGGCGTCGGCGAACGCCTCCTTCGGCGGCAGGGTCAGGCCGGTGGTGGTGACCACCACCAGGTCCGCGCCCAGGTCCCCGTCCAGGGTGACCGGTGGCAGGTCCGCATCGAAGACCATCGCCGCGAGGGGGTTGCCGCGCACGATCCGCAGCAGGTCGGCCATCGTCGCTGCCGCGTCCGACCGGGTCGCGGTACCGGTCTCGGCGAGGCCGGCGAGGACGTCCAAGACCTTTCCCATGGACGGATCCGGGCCCGCGCACACCTCCTGGACCGCGTGATGCAGTACCGCCCCGGACGCGGTCATCGCCCCCACCCCCAGCTGCAGGGTGAGGTAGGAGAGGGCGTAGTGGGCGCCGACGGCTCCGCCGAACACGCGCAGCGGGTCGATGGACACCTCGGCGCGGGCGGCGTCGATCACCTCGCACCGCTCACCCATCGCGGCCCGCCCGAAGCTCGCCCACTCCCGGATCGGCGTCCGGTCGATGACGATCGCCCGCCCGCCCTGGTCCACGACCGCCGCGGTGACGAGTTTCTCCAGCACGCTTTTCCCGGCGCCGAGATCCCCGACCACAGCCAGCGACGCGGACGCGTTCACCTGCGGCGCGTTGGCCGGGTTCAGCAGGACGGGGCGGATGGTGCCGCTGTCCAGGTCGTGACCGACCAGCATCCCGCCCGGGTCCCCCACCCCCGACAAGGTGAACGCCCCCGCGGCGGCCCAGTCCTCCGACAGCTGGTGCTGGGTGAACTGGCCCAGCTTCGCCGGACGGGCAGTGCCGGGAAGGGACAGGGCGAACAGGTCTTCCTGCATGCCGTAGGGGCGCTCCACCCGGTAGTCACCCCCCGACAGAGCCGCAGACAGCTCCCGCGCCCGCTCATCACACGTGGCCGTGTCGGGCCC
This window harbors:
- a CDS encoding ATP/GTP-binding protein, producing MEPHHLTASGAFSFGADLLDALAAVTDWTLANLWWLALIAAAVLAGWEALQQRLAAEALSRRTYMELVPTAQFDPSAEQIWRQGMQLVRAAGSGPWWTPRRARTLRLRLRADGHRSLAYRIEAPASARALLAQTPYGARVQVKAADPVADKRREHTVRAVLTLHGEPGSRLREVPLDPDPLQPLLDAVADLNAELGDLAEVCVDLAPASRWRLAVYRFHTVQRAREKSRREAQREARWLVRQPAESLPASVGRLLDPAEWRGTPRGQMVMSPQPRRVDRDAVLGKLAHSPGLVRVQVLVRCASDTAGRAEQRLARIGAAMDVYAGASRLAGQGWALGPLRIGPDRWPWRDRFDARWASGLLRPARRGWAHIEELAGLLKPPTVTARVSLLESDMPTYAPGADLLPQGWHRGPDGRERLLATHEDDTLFEIQSGKAGWGKTMRAQVHAVASAHNGRGLAFVDPHGDSFADVARYLAHDHLIDRVALFDLTIRADTDLLSCWNLLDMSAQQPPHEVTAAVVGAFAGALGWGDVTAPRALTIMTKAIEALVAVNTRAVAAQRPEQQATVFQVRALLTDPAFRQLVVATLDAEARKWWTGSFPDLPRDALATVLNPLERLGASPVVRAFLGCPVSAYDIRRAMDEGQVLWICPPGTGPTNSLLISLIVHDFLRAGLSRRDLPENRRRPFRFYLDEMISLDHGESDVLAQITEQLRKFGCRMHGMTQLMHRLSPSTRAALMQNASCLSTTAGSVEAITQITSQWPDTVTPRDIASLPRWRHYASFTVAGRRIGPVAVRGPELREVFGDRARPAHIGALRKAAHTATSALPLRERTALALAQEDAVRTYLTGSTPTDRKTTGETYA
- a CDS encoding bifunctional lytic transglycosylase/C40 family peptidase; amino-acid sequence: MKGWKKLGCLGVLLAVAAVCCTGPVLLAAATAKSRTGGGGTVSAAAAGIPERMLAGYLTGAAQVTRYVSGCKGMRWQILAGIARVESDHASGHLVGAGGDIQPFIVGLRLDGSGAGGNTTAIRDTDGGAWDNDSEYERAVGPFQFLPETFRAYGKDGNGDGVISPHNVDDAALSAAVYLCGNGRDLGDRDQLRAAIHTYNLSWAYVDDVMSGIDRYDALGRVPALPSGNVGAVIQAALAQQGQPYSWGGGGPSGPTTGICCSPGGQDGGTVSGFDCSGLTQYAYAKAGINLPRTAAEQASAGRRIPASAGFGALVPGDLIFYGYSATSDSTIHHVGIYLGDGKMINAPRPGKQVQIDPVTAMPDYAGGARLL
- a CDS encoding ATP-binding protein, which encodes MRTPPFRHVAGHLLWSASSRVWAVWRVTPLAGGYLPARVRQDLLDRVTSLVRSMPAMEPRLFVLAARTDPGEIAERMVAGLDWQRLPAWAETCAAAVDLLADQDMHERTLWLAVPLPGRTATASLNALYGELSAALDLPPVPVPEAELRAAFAEAERIQTSLGGGLGLRPASPAEIVWMVQHAVHRGLAQEPLLSDAEHSPLYGSRVHAGRLSSPSYADLGQIRLAEGGQDTRIPGKATASDRPWWRKAGTASPLGRRWVQVESEAGTGYQSHLVLAELPPAVAVDSADVLAQLEQLHFPVDVCVDLRIVPAKKARAQVQRKKRELLDQAGQYGAQPTGMPHSLPEAAGDLAEQDARMARTSVEVEVQSVTVLSVWGPDTATCDERARELSAALSGGDYRVERPYGMQEDLFALSLPGTARPAKLGQFTQHQLSEDWAAAGAFTLSGVGDPGGMLVGHDLDSGTIRPVLLNPANAPQVNASASLAVVGDLGAGKSVLEKLVTAAVVDQGGRAIVIDRTPIREWASFGRAAMGERCEVIDAARAEVSIDPLRVFGGAVGAHYALSYLTLQLGVGAMTASGAVLHHAVQEVCAGPDPSMGKVLDVLAGLAETGTATRSDAAATMADLLRIVRGNPLAAMVFDADLPPVTLDGDLGADLVVVTTTGLTLPPKEAFADAEVLRQQPLEALIGRAVLYLIAAIARQAAFTDPERFCLVSMDEVYWLTSSAEGSALVHEILHDGRKHGAGCFLGAHDKDELGADAALIAYRFLARTSDRARAAKGLHFIGLDGDDEDLVRMVTTGLSPVGQSGREGEMFLRDPRMQVGRIKVVVPPVPRLKESIFTTPGRTPHAPADRGTS